Proteins found in one Triticum urartu cultivar G1812 chromosome 4, Tu2.1, whole genome shotgun sequence genomic segment:
- the LOC125551141 gene encoding heat stress transcription factor A-9-like produces the protein MGSSKGSPPPSAAGPSSAGNAPAPVGPAPRPPEVAPFLTKVYDMVSDAATDKVMSWTDAGNSFVIWDAHAFERDLLSRHFKHRNFSSFIRQLNTYGFRKVDPDRWEWANEGFLRGQKHLLKIIKRKKRPQEAGRELEKAPVKAAPGTENIEIGRYGGLVKEVETLKRDKSLLMQQLVDLRHYQQSSNLEVQSLIQRLQVMEQNQKQMMALLSIVVQNPSLLNQLVQQQQQQRRANWYEDGNKKRRFPALEQGPVTDYGTSGAGTEIIQYRPPAPETSSQVIPDEAFLSATTQPISSPALNMPMDIDTQTTSDNLNTQGSSGDIFADMPALPDFDDMHLWFGEDGEPTLTIQDYDESPQSEQDCQMEAQHNYNDPQHADVITEA, from the exons ATGGGCTCCAGCAAAGGCTCGCCCCCGCCCTCCGCCGCGGGGCCCTCGTCGGCCGGGAATGCCCCCGCGCCGGTGGGGCCGGCGCCTAGGCCGCCGGAGGTGGCGCCGTTCCTCACCAAGGTCTACGACATGGTCTCGGACGCGGCCACCGACAAGGTCATGTCGTGGACGGACGCCGGCAACAGCTTCGTGATCTGGGACGCGCACGCCTTCGAGCGCGACCTGCTCAGCCGCCACTTCAAGCACCGCAACTTCAGCAGCTTCATACGCCAGCTCAACACCTAT GGATTTCGTAAAGTTGACCCTGATAGATGGGAGTGGGCCAATGAAGGGTTTCTTAGGGGCCAAAAGCATCTTCTGAAAATCATTAAGAGAAAGAAGAGACCTCAGGAAGCAGGTCGTGAGTTAGAGAAGGCACCTGTCAAAGCTGCACCTGGTACTGAAAATATTGAAATAGGAAGATATGGCGGGCTTGTAAAGGAGGTGGAAACCCTTAAGAGGGATAAATCTCTTCTCATGCAGCAGCTTGTGGATCTCAGGCACTACCAGCAAAGCTCTAACCTTGAAGTCCAGAGTTTGATTCAACGCCTTCAAGTAATGGAACAGAACCAGAAGCAGATGATGGCACTTCTATCAATCGTTGTCCAGAACCCTAGTCTTCTCAACCAGCttgtgcagcagcagcagcagcagcgcaggGCCAACTGGTATGAGGATGGAAACAAGAAAAGGAGGTTCCCTGCTCTAGAGCAGGGTCCAGTAACTGATTACGGGACTTCTGGCGCAGGGACCGAAATTATTCAGTATCGGCCTCCTGCCCCTGAAACTTCTAGCCAAGTAATACCAGATGAAGCATTTTTGTCGGCCACCACACAACCAATCTCAAGTCCCGCACTTAACATGCCCATGGACATTGACACTCAAACGACGTCGGACAACCTCAACACACAAGGTTCATCAGGGGACATTTTTGCTGACATGCCTGCTCTACCAGACTTTGATGACATGCATCTGTGGTTTGGCGAAGACGGGGAACCTACTTTAACTATTCAAGATTATGATGAGTCTCCACAGTCAGAGCAGGACTGTCAGATGGAAGCACAGCATAACTACAATGACCCTCAACATG CTGATGTCATAACTGAAGCATAG